atttgtaactcaaagcaggagctgcggaataagcggagactggcgaaggacgaggtgacgatgcgcgtcgggaatggttccaaggtcgatgtgatcgccgtcggcacgctacctctacatttacctacgggactagttttaaccctcaataattgttatttagtgccagctttgagcatgaacattgtatctggatctcgtttaatgcgagatggctactcatttaaatccgagaataatggttgttctatttatatgagagatatgttttatggtcatgccccgctggtcaatggtttattcttaatgaatctcgaacgtgatgttacacgtattcatagtgtgaatgccaagaaatgtaaggttgataatgatagtcccacatacttgtggcactgccgccttggtcacattggtgtcaaacgcatgaagaaactccatgcagatggacttttggagtctcttgattatgaatcatttgacacgtgcgaaccatgcctcatgggcgaCCAAGACcccgttctccggaacagtggagcgagcaaccaacttattggaaatcatacatactgatgtgtgcggtccaatgagcgttaaggctcgcggtggctatcgttatgttctcaccctcactgataacttgagtagatatgggtatgtctacttaatgaaacacaagtctgagacctttgaaaagttcaaggaatttcagagtgaggttgagaatcaacgtgacaggaaaataaagttcttacgatcagatcgtggaggggaatatttgagtcacgaatttggcacacacttaaggaaatgtgaaattgtttcacaactcacgccgcttggaacaccacagcgtaatggtgtgtccgaacgtcgtaatcgcactctattggatatggtgcgatctatgatgtctcttaccgatctacctctatcattctggggttatgctttagagactgccgcattcactttaaatagggctccgtcgaaatccgttgagacaacaccgtatgaattatggtttggaaagaaacctaagctgtcgtttcttaaagtttggggatgcgatgcttatgtcaagaaacttcaacctgaaaagctcgaacccaagtcggaaaaatgcgtcttcataggataccctaaggaaaccattaggtataccttctacctcagatccgaaggcaagatcttcgttgccaagaatgggtcctttctggagaaagagtttctctcgaaagaagtaagtgggaggaaagtggaacttgatgagatgacccctctcgaaccagaaagtagcgcagcacaagaaaatgtttctctggttcctgcaccgactagagaggaagttaatgatgacgatcatgatcaagttaccactgaacttcgtcggtccacaaggacacgttccgcaccagagtggtacggcaaccctgtcctggaaatcatgttgttggacaacggtgaaccttcgaactatgaagaagcaatggcgggtccagactccaacaaatggcttgaagccatgcaatccgagataggatccatgtatgaaaacaaagtgtggactttgacagactttcccgatgatcggcgagcgatagaaaataaatggatctttaagaagaagacggacgcggatggaaatgttaccatctataaagctcgacttgtcgctaagggttatcgacaagttcaaggagttgactacgatgagaccttctcacccgtagcgaagctgaagtccgtccgaatcatgttagcaattgccgcattctacgattatgaaatatggcaaatggacgtcaaaacggcattccttaacggcttccttaaggaagaattgtatatgatgcagccggaaggttttgtcgatcctaagaatgctgacaaagtatggaagctccagcgctcaatctatgggctggtgcaggcatctcggagttggagcattcgctttgatgagatgatcaaagcgtttgggtttacacagacttatggagaagcatgtgtttacaagaaagtgagtgggagctctgtagcatttctcatattatatgtggatgacatactattgatgggaaatgatatagaattcttggaaagtataaaggcctacttgaataagtgtttttcaatgaaggaccttggagaagctgcttacatattaggcatcaagatctatagagatagatcgagacgcctcataggtctttcacaaagcacataccttgacaagatattgaagaagttcaatatggatcagtccaagaaggggttcttgcctatattgcaaggtgtgagattgagcacggctcaatgcccgaccacggcagaagatagagaaaagatgagtttcgtcccctatgcctcggccatagggtctattatgtatgccatgctgtgtaccagacctgatgtaaaccttgccgtaagtttggtaggaaggtaccaaagtaatcccggcatggaacactggacagcggtcaagaacatcctgaagtacctgaaaaggactaaggatatgtttctcgtttatggaggtgacgaagagctcgtcgtaaagggttacgtcgatgctagcttcgacacagatctggatgactctaagtcacaaccggatacgtgtatattttgaatggtggggcagtcagctggtgcagttgcaagcaaagcgtcgtggcgggatctacatgtgaagcggagtacatggcagcctcggaggcagcacatgaagcaatctggatgaaggagttcattgccgacctaggagttattcccaatgcatcggggccgatgactctcttctgtgacaatactggagctattgcccttgccaaggagcccaggtttcacaagaagaccaggcacatcaagcgtcgcttcaactccattcgtgaaaatgttcaaaatggagacatagatatttgtaaagtacatacagatttgaatgtcgcagatccgttgactaaacctcttccacgggcaaaacatgatcaacaccagaactctatgggtgtacgattaaTCACAAtataactagattattgactctagtgcaagtgggagactgttggaaatatgccttagaggcaataataaaatggttattattatatttccttgttcatgataattgtctattgttcatgctataattgtgttatccggaaatcgtaatacatgtgtgaacacatagaccataacatgtccctagtgagcctctagttgactagctcgttgatcaatagatggttacggtttcctgaccatggacattggatctcattgataacgggatcacataattaggagaatgatgtgatggacaagacccaatcctaagcatagcactagatcgtgtagttcgtttgctaaagcttttctaatgtcaagtatcatttccttagaccatgagatcgtgcaactcccggataccgtatgaatgctttgggtgtaccaaacgtcacaacgtaactgggtggctataaaggtgcactacaggtatctccgaaagtgtctgttgggttggctcggatcgagactgggatttgtcactccgtatgacggagaggtatctctgggcccactcggtattgcatcatcataatgagctcaatgtgactaagtagttagtcatgggatcatgcattacggaacgagtaaagtgacttgccggtaacgagattgaacgaggtattgggataccgacgatcgaatctcgggcaagtaacgtaccgattgacaaagggaattgtatacgggattgcttgaatcctcgacatcgtggttcatccgatgagatcatcgtggaacatgtgggagccaacatgggtatccagatcccgctgttggttattggctagagaggtgtctcggtcatgtctgcatgattcccgaacccgtagggtctacacacttaaggttcgatgacgctagggttataaggaaggtttgtatgtgattaccgaatgttgttcggagtgccggatgagatctcggacgtcacgaggagttccgggatggtccggaggtaaagatttatatatgggaagtcaccatacggtcaccggaaatattcgggggtataccggtattgtaccgggaccaccggaggggtttcgggggtccatcgggagggtccacctgccccggagggccttatgggctgtaggtggaagggaaccagcccttagtgggctgggcgccaacccccctagggcccatgcgcctagggtttgggggaaaccctaaaggggggcgcccccccttgcttggggggcaagccaccttccccttggccgccgcccccctctagatcccatctagaggggccggccccctttccccttctccctataaatagaggggtgaggggagggctgcagcaccacatccaaggcgcagcccctcccctccccaacacctctcctcctccgcgtgtgcttggcgaagccctgccggagaactgtcactccaccaccactacgccgtcgtgctgctgttggagccttcttcctcaacctctccctcctccttgctggatcaaggcgtgggagacgtctccgctccgtacgtgtgttgaacgcggaggtgccgtccgttcggcgcttggatcatcggtgatttggatcacggcgagtacgactccatcaaccccgttctcttgatcgcttccgctcgcgatctacaagggtatgtagatgcactcctcccctctcgttgctagtaaactccatagattgatcttggtgatgcgtagaaaattttaatttctgctacgatccccaacaccatgagcctcaatactcatttgaccacatacatcggtatgtattatttccaataagtcagtagctcgttccattgttccggagaatggagttttagtcatcttgcccatgcggcacggttcgcaagcaccaagtgattcataatcaagtgattccaaaagcccatcagcatggaacTTAGTTCCTACTACTTATGGCTTTTTCATATACTGCGTCATAAACATGTCATAATAGTAGAggtgtgttggggaacgcagtatttcaaaaaaaaattacctacgatcacgcaagatctatctatgtgatgcacatcaacgagcgggagagtgtgtccacgtaccctcgtagaccgaaagtggaagcgttaagtaacgcggttgatgtagtcgaacgtcttcgcgatccagccgatcaagtaccgaacgcacggcacctctgcgatccgcacacgttcaactcggtgacatccctcgaactgTAGATCCAGccgaggccgagggagagttccgaaAGCACGACGGAgcggtgacggtgatgatgaagttaccggcgcagggcttcgcctaagcactacgacgatattaCCAAGGtagaaaactgtggaggggggcgccgcacacggctaggaacaattgatgtgtgttctaggggtgccctccccacgtatataaaggagggagagggagggaggcatcCTAGGGCgcacccaagtaggaggaatcctacttgggcccctagtccaattcgccccccttaccatatttggacaagggggaaaggaaggaggggggaggggaaggaagtaggagtcctacttcatactttccttttcctcctctcctttccctttctccccacgtggctggccctatagggggcgcaccagccccttgtgggctggtgtgttcacTTACTTGGCCCAtaaagcccatatctttgccgggggttgcccggaacccttccggtgacccggtatcacccggaacacttttgGTGTCCGAATacagccttccaatatatgaatctttacctctcgaccatttcgagactcctcgtcatgtccgtgatctcatccgggactccgaaaaaacttcggtcatccaatcacataactcataatacaaatcgtcatcgaacgttaagcgtgcggaccctacgggttcgagaactatgtagacatgaccgagacacatctccggtcaataaccaatagcggaacctggatgctcatattggctcctacatattctacgaagatctttatcggtcaaaccgcataacaacatacgttgttccctttgtcatcggtatgttacttgcccgagattcgatcgtcagtatcctcatacctagttcaatctcgttaccggaaagtctctttactcgttccgtaatgcatcatcccgcaactaactcattagtcacattgcttgcaaggcttatagtgatgtgcattaccgagagggcccagagatacctctccgatacacggagtgacaaatcctaatctcgatctatgccaacccaacaaacaccttcggagacacctgtagagcatctttataatcacccagttacgttgtgacgtttgatagcacacaaggtgttcctccggtattcgggtgttgcataatctcatagtcagaggaacatgtataagtcatgaagaaagcaatagcaataaaacttaacgatcataatgctaagctaacggatgggtcttgtccatcacatcattctcctaatgatgtgaccctgttcatcaaatgacaacacatgtctatggttaggaaacataaccatctttgataaacgagctagtcaagtagaggcatactagggacacttatgttttgtctatgtattcatacatgtactaagtttccggttaatacaattctagcatgaataataaacatttatcatgaaataaggaaataaataataactttattattgcctctagggcatatttccttcaaggtgGTGGGTAACTTGCACCCATTTTTGGTTCTGACATGACATGATTATAACGCCATCTGTGGCTTCTGACATGACATGATTAGAACTTAGTAGCCTGGAATAGGATCTACTGGAGTGGCTATATGTTGTTAATTTATAACATGGGACATACAAATTTTTATGGAGTTTACATGAAGATGGGAATTTCTCCATGAATTCATTGTACCATGCACTTATGTGTACAGATGCACCTATTAACAATAAGGTGATCTAGAAGCTTAAGATATATTTTCCTTATGGCATTTACGTAGAAGGTTCATCTTAACAAGGGAAAATCTTGCACAGAAAAcctagtgggggggggggggggtacacAATGTAGTTTCATGACGAGACAAGTAAGCACATATTCTTTGACTGTAAGTACACATGGTATATGGCCTATAATACATGCCGCGCATAATTTGTATTCTAAGCGGAGCATCCCAAACTTGTTTGGTAATTGGTTGTGCGGTATACATAAAAATACGAGATCTTCTATCTTAGTAGCTGCGGCGACCTTGGTTTGGGCGTTATGGTTATACAAGAATGATGTGGTTTTGACAAATAGAAGATATTTTCTTCACTGCCACAATCATTTACTTGTCTACACATTGGCTCTGTACTTGGCATGTACTACAATGTTTGAAGCACATGGAGCTCTTTACGATGGCATGTACTAAGATGGAGAGGGCGATTAAGAAGGTCTTTTCCAAACATGGAAGGTGTTGTCTTCGAATCTATCTTAGATTGCTTGCTATTGTTCTTCTTTTTGCGTCAAAAAACATTACATGTTTTCATTTCCAAGAATATTATGGCTTAGTACATGTTGTGTGCATGTAGTTCCTTCAAAATCAGAGTGAACGTCAAGGGCCAATAAAAACTTTCTTACCAGAAAATAGTATGCCTCACAAAAACACGTTGACCAAAGAGCAAGTGCAACTTACAAGTTATGACCAACCGAATAACAAAGATCAAACAGACATACCATGGAAGCGATCCCAAATAACAGTTTCAGCGAGAAATAAAAATGGCAGAAATGGACCATGGAAGAGATCCATAACAACATTTCACCTATTACAATAAAAAATGACTTGGCTCAAAGAGCACCAGCGAGATAGAATGTCTCAACTTATTAAGGCTGCCTTTCTTGCATATTAGCTATGCCAAACTAAATCAAACTAGACGAGATGCACGTAGCTGGCCATGAATGTCATTTGAGCTGGCTAACAACATGTATCCACCTTATGGCCTCATCACAAATGGATATTCATACATCTACTGGTCTAACTCACCTTACCCACTCACCAGCATCTTTATAATTTTGCAAATCCTACTTGCATATTGGCAAACCAATCATATTCTTTTTAATCTTGTGTCGAAGAAATCTGGCCCTCATGTCCATCCTTGATTTTTCTACTTACCTTTAATTTAGAATTCAGTTTGTATGGCCCTATAAATTCATTTACCTACTATCATTCTTGGCATGCTCCCCCAGAAACATGTAAACCATTGCACTTACCTCCCCACAGTCTAGGCATACCCATTTGAAATCTGTAAAACATGGAAGAATTGTGTGTTTAGTATTGAATGCAACGTAAAAGCACATACGTTCTGTTGTTCAAATTATTTAGCCAATGTGACAACATATATAGATCCAACTTGTATACTAAAAATATATTAACCTTGTAAACTTGTCACCTATAGCTCCAACCGTAACTCATCACTGGTATGTCACTTTATTTCCTTTTGTACCCATTCACCTTATATCCTTATAACTTGTATTGTGTCTCTCCATTTCCATGACATTCTCATCGTGCTCGGTCACGAACATTGAAGCATTCCTGCACCTCTTACAGTCTCCTTTACATGTCCATTTACATATACATTCCATAATAAGAGACACTGAGAAATATGAAATGTCAAAGGTAAATTGAATGGTAATTTGTGCCATTAACAGATATTTCCTAGTTATGGTAGATTACTAAGGGAACACCTGGAGGAAACAATGAAAAGTGTCTCGATAGTTGTAAAGGGAAGATATTTTCCTCTAGAGAGAATTGGTTCTTATCACCTCTATGAGTTCTAACATGGTTATTTACATGATGAACGTAGGAAGTATTTGTGTGGCTACTTATTTCTAATAGGTTTAATAGACGAAATATGCTGAAGCGGAAACACTTCACTATTGATATTGATTATTCTTGCATCCTATGTACTGCTATTGATGAAGAGACCATTGAGCACCTCATTTCAATTGCCCCTTTAGCATTTCTTGTTGGGCACGCATTCAAATCCAGTGGTCTCCGAATGCCTCGCGGATTGCTACCTACTTTTTGAAAATTTTATTACAATAATTTTGGTTCTCTCTGGACGGGTCAACCCCCTTGGGCGCATTCGGTTCTATCGTTGATGAAGAATAATGTGGCTTAGTTTGTATCCAATATATAGTGGCCAAAACTATCGTGCTTTTTAGTAAATGGTTGTTTAGGACTCTTACCGAGTATGAGTGATGACATGATATACTCGGTAATAAATATATGCACTCTAAGGCTCTGTCCCAAGTCCAAAGTAAATCTGGGGGCTTCCACTTTTGGGTTGGCAACACCTTTTCTGGCTCGAACCTTCACTATCAAAGGACGACTCGCATGTTAGGTTTTGGCACGACTTATAGTTGGGCAATGCTCCGCCTTAGCATCTACTTGTAACTAGGGCTTTTACCGTGTCATCAACATGTCATAATAGCAGAGGTGTTGGGTAGCTTTCTGCCAGATGTGGACTTCAGACATGACATGTTTAGGCCTTTGTTAGTAGCATGGAAGGATCTACTGGAGTGTATGAATGTTGTTAATTTATActacctccgtcccaaaatataagacatttttgaAGTTCAAATTCGATGCAAAAACGTCTTGTATTTTGGGATGGAGGTAGTAGCACGAGACATACGAGTTTCGATGGACTCTACATCAAGATGGACTCTTCTCTATGAACTCATTGTACTGGCTCTTATAAATATTGATGCACCAATTAACAATATGTTGATTTTTAAGCTTAAGGTTCCTCCAAAGATTTATGTTTTTCCTATGGTATTTACCTAGAGGGGTCATCTTAACGAGGGAAACTCTAGCAAAGAAAAACTGATAGGGGAGTAGCAATGTTGTTTCTACTATCATGATGAGAAAATTAAGCATATATTCTTTGAGTAAGTACGCTCATGTTGTATGGATTATAATACATGTCATGCATAACTCGTATTCGCCCAAAGCTTTCCAAACTTGTTTGGTAATTGGCTTTTAGGTATACATAAAAAACGAGATCTTTTATCTTAGTAGGAATGGGGGCCCTGGTCTGGGCGCTATGATTATGCATGAACGGTATGGTTTTGACAAATAGAAGTTATTTTTCTCCATTGTCGGTTATTAACTTATGTACGCATTGGCTCCGTACTACAATATCCGAAGCACTGGGAGCTCTTTATATATGGTGCCATGTATTAAGATGGAGCTGACGGCTATGGAGATTGTTTCCGAACATGGACGATGTTCACTTTGGATCTGTCTTAGATTGCTTTCAATTGTTCTTCTTTTTGTGTTAAATAATGTTATGTTTTTTGTTTCCACAATTATTTTGGCTTTGTATAGATTGTGTGCATCTAGATACGTCAAAATTGGAGTGGACTCTTCATACTTGGATCGCTCACGTGTTGAGagtaaataaaaactttattatcgAAAAATAGTATACCTCATAAAAACATGTTGAGAAAATGAGCAGGCGCAACTTACGAGTTACGACCAACTGAACAACACAGATTAAACAAACAGACCATGGAAGAGATCTCATATAACAGTTTCAACGACTAAAATAAAAATGGCGACCATGGAAGAAATCCATAACAACAATTTCAACTACTAAAATAAAAATGTCTAGGCTCAAAGAGCACCATCGAGAGAGACAGAATGTCTCAACTTATTAAGGTTGCCTTTCCTGCCTTTTAGCTATGCCAAGCTAAATCAAACTATAGATGAAACGCACGTAGCTGGCTATGCATTGCACGCTACGGGAAAAGACTTCTCTCCATCCTACCTTACATGGGAGGGAAAAGACTCCAAGATGATTCTTCAGGATCGACGCCGCCCGATTGCCAACCAAACCCCACATCCAAGGACTTCATCCCACCGGAAGAGCCGGCGTTGGCGCTGGTACCGGCGCCGTCGTGCCCATTGGTGCTATAGccggcgccggtgctggtgttgGCGCCGTCATGCCCAGCGCAGTTATAGCTATTGTGGGCCAGGGCGTCGAGGTCCCTTCCAGATCTCACCTTGTCGAGCCAACCCTCATGCTGTGGCGGCACCTGATACATCATTGGAGACCCCACGTGCATGCTGCCGGTGACGTATGGAGTGGGCGACGGCTGCTGATTCATGGCGAAAGGCCCCATGTCCATGTTGTTGGTGACGTACGGAGCTGGCTGGGACGCCTGATACATTGCCGAAGACCCGCCCATGTCCACGTTGTCAGGGATGTATGGTACCTGGGGCTGCAAGACAGGGGGTTGTCCGCTAATTTTAGCGATGCTTTCGCCCATGCTCTTGAGGATCTCCTCCAGTCTACTA
The sequence above is a segment of the Aegilops tauschii subsp. strangulata cultivar AL8/78 chromosome 6, Aet v6.0, whole genome shotgun sequence genome. Coding sequences within it:
- the LOC109755648 gene encoding MADS-box transcription factor PHERES 1-like, producing MARKKIALQYIKNKSSRRRTLDTRMKNLASKARELSILCNAKACVLVYDEGNAAPKVYPSHAEAADLLNRYRTMAEGRFKKTVNQEDFLSQRLSKLQVEENKVRDPEIRILLHKAMLGSDLPDLKVDELTIVSSRLEEILKSMGESIAKISGQPPVLQPQVPYIPDNVDMGGSSAMYQASQPAPYVTNNMDMGPFAMNQQPSPTPYVTGSMHVGSPMMYQVPPQHEGWLDKVRSGRDLDALAHNSYNCAGHDGANTSTGAGYSTNGHDGAGTSANAGSSGGMKSLDVGFGWQSGGVDPEESSWSLFPPM